In Piliocolobus tephrosceles isolate RC106 chromosome 12, ASM277652v3, whole genome shotgun sequence, one DNA window encodes the following:
- the LOC111536396 gene encoding phosphoglycerate mutase 1-like codes for MVKIWRRSCDVPPPLIEPNHPFYSSISKDRRYVDLTEDQLPSCEGLKDTSARPLPLWNEEIVPQIKEGKCVLITAHGNSLPGIVKHLEGLSAERNLPTPIPVVCELDKNLKHIRRMQFLGDEETVCKAMEAVAAQGKVKR; via the coding sequence ATGGTAAAGATCTGGAGGCGCTCCTGTGATGTCCCACCACCTCTCATAGAGCCCAATCATCCCTTCTACAGCAGCATCAGTAAAGATCGCAGGTATGTAGACCTCACTGAAGATCAGCTACCCTCTTGTGAGGGTCTGAAGGACACTTCTGCCAGACCTCTGCCCCTTTGGAATGAAGAAATAGTTCCCCAGATTAAGGAGGGGAAATGCGTACTGATTACAGCCCATGGCAACAGCCTCCCCGGCATTGTCAAGCATCTGGAGGGTCTCTCTGCAGAGAGGAACCTGCCGACTCCTATTCCTGTTGTCTGTGAATTGGACAAGAACTTGAAGCACATCAGGCGCATGCAGTTCCTGGGGGATGAAGAGACCGTGTGTAAAGCCATGGAAGCTGTGGCTGCCCAGGGCAAAGTGAAGAGGTAA